CCACCCGGCTGTCCTACGCCAACGCCCGCAACGACAACGCACCGCAGGCGCTGACCAAGCTCAACAGCAAGGGCGTGCCGTGGGTGTCCATCCTGCTGATGTTCGTGGTCGGGTGCTTCTTCTTCCTGCCCTTCCCCGCTTGGTCGAAGTTCATCGGCTTCATCAGCTCCGCCTTCGCCGTGTCCTTCGCACCGGGCTGCCTCGTCGTGGGCGCGCTGCGCAGGCAGCTGCCCGATCAGGAACGCCCCTTCCGGCTGCCCGCCGGTGACCTCATCCCGGTACTGGCGTTCATCGCCTCCGGGCTGCTGGTGTTCTGGTCGGGCTGGTCGATCAACGAGAAGATGCTCATCGGGTTGCTGACCGGCTACGTGGTGTTCGTGATCTACCACGTGACCACCAAGCACGACACACCGCCGGTGGACTTCAAGTCCGGCTCCTGGTTCCCGATCTGGCTCGCCGGACTGATGGTCCTGAGCTACTTCGGGGACATGGACGCCAACGCCGAGGCGGCCGCCAGCCTCCTCAACGGTGGCGACGGAGTGCTCGGCATCGGCACGGGCTCGCTCGTGGTCGCGGTGTGGAGCGTGGCGATGTACTTCTACGCGATAGCGGTACGACTGCCCGCCCGGCGCGCCGCCGCCTACATCGAGAAGACCCCGACCGACGCCCCCACCACCGCGGGCTGAGACCTCGGGAAACCACTTCGGGCCCGTTCCGGAACGGGCCCCACACCCCGACGGGGCGGGACCGCTCGGTCCCGCCCCGTTCTCGTACCGGCCCCCACCTGTCGAGTAGCACACACCACACACCGGGGAGCCGGCGCGACGCCCCGCATACACTTCGGGGAGCAGGCACGGCGAGAGGACGGGAGCGGTGGTGTCCACCAACGGCGGAGCGAACCGGGTGGCGGTCGTGGTCAACACGCTGTCCCGGACAGGAAGTATCGCCTACACCCAGGCCGTGCGGGCCCTGGACGAACTGGGTGTCCCCCTCGGAACCACCTACCCGCTCAAGGACCCGGCACGGCTGGTGGAGACGGTGCGCGCGGCCATCGACGAGGAGCACGACCTCGTGGTCATCGGCGGCGGCGACGGCACGATCAGCTCGGTGGTGGACGTGCTGGCCCACACCGGCGTTCCGATGGGGCTGCTGCCGCTGGGAACGGCCAACGACTTCGCCCGCACCCTGGAGATCCCGACCGAGACCGAGAAGGCCTGCGAGACGATCGCCCGAGGCAAGGTCGTCGACATCGACCTCGGGCTGTGCGGCAACAACTACTACGCCAACCGGGCCTCGGTCGGCATCGGAGCGAACGTCGCCAACGCCATGTCCCCCAGGCTGAAGAAGACCGTCGGCTCGCTGGCCTACCCGGTGGCCTCGGCGAAGGGCTTCCTGCGGCACCGGCCGTTCCCCGCACGGCTGACCTTTCCCGACGGGGACCACCCCACCAAGGAGTTCAACAGCCTGCTGCAGGTCTCCGTCGCCAACGGCCGTTACTTCGGCGGCGGCCAGCTCGCCGTGCCCGACTCCGGCATCGACGACAGTACGCTGGACGTGACGGTGATCAAGCACGGCAACATCCGCGAGTTGACCACTGTGGTGCGCAACTTCAAGAGCACGAGGCTGCTGGAGACCGACCAGGCCGAGCACATCCGCACCAGGCGGGTCCGGCTGGAGACCACTCCCAACATGCCGATCAACGTCGACGGCGAGCTGGTGGCCGGAACCCCGGGTGAGTTCTCGGTGGCTCGGAACGCGCTGCACGTGATCGTGCCGCGAGACTGGGTGGACGGTGGCTGAGGGAACGCGAGCCGGGCGGCCACGCGCCGTACGCCCGCTCCCGAGGCAGGCCCTGGCGAACAACGACGCTTCCGGACCGGTGAGGAACGACCACCGTTGACGATGTGGAACTACAGCAACGCACCGCGGTGCACGGTGTGCGCGCACCGCGCGATCATCACCAAACAGCAGGCCCAGACCCTGGTGAACTCCTCGGAGGGCCGACTGGTCGCCTACCAGTGCCCGATCGAGCTCTCCAGCTGGCACGTCTGGGCGCCGGAGTTCGAACGGGCCGACCAGGGCGGGTCCGAATAGGGCGCCACAACGTGGGCTCCCGGCGGCGTCGGTTTCCCGCTGGATCGACCGCGCCGGTGAGGCAGCATGGCGCGGCTGGCGTCATTTCTCGCGAGACCGCCGTGCCGCTTCGACGCAGTGCCGCACCCCAACGTCCTCGCACGCCCGAGCTCCCACCACTCACACCGTCGCCCACCACCGGGCCCTCTTGCCCCGTACTCCGCCGCACCACAGGACTTCCCGCCCCTGCTTGAAGCAGTGCTCCAGAAGTGCCGCCGCGCCCGTCGATCATTGGTGTCTCTGAGGCCTTCTCGGCGTCGCCGACGCCGAACAACCAGGCACGCAGTCCGGCCAACCGCGGGTCCTCTCGTGGTGCTCTCGCGAGAACGCCCCCGACGTGGGTACCTACTCGATGCCGGGGGAACCGCACCGAGAGCCCACGAGAGGACCCGTCAAGCGATCATCTCGCCCGATCGGGCCGGATAGGAGTCACTCGACGAGTTCGAAGGTGACGGCGTGCTCGGTGCCGAACAAGGCCCCCGCCTCGGCGGTCGTGCGGTGCAGGAAGTCGCGCGCCATCTCCTCGGGTGCCTGTTCGGTGAGCGCCGACAGGTAGGCGGCGTGCGCGGCCAGCGACTCCACCGCCCGGCCGAGGGTCGGACCGACGTCGACCGCGTGCGTGGGGTGCGGGGACCCGGCCACGGCGATCCGGCGCACCCCGTTCCAGGGCGGCAGGTTCTCCTCGGTGACCAGTTCGGGAAAGATCCAGCGGTTTCCCGCGTCGCCCACGGCGTCCAGTGCGGCCCTGCCCACGGCGCGGTGATCCGGGCTGTTCCAGCCGCCGAACCCCCACCGGTCGTAGTGGTTGAACGTGACGACCAGCTCGGGGCGCACCTCCCGGATACCGCGCGCCAGGTCGCGCCGCAGCACGGTGCCCTCCTCGATGACGCCGTCCCGGTGGTCGAGGAAGCGCACGTCCTCCACGCCGACCAGGGCGGCGCTCTCCCGCTGCTCCCGCTCCCGCAGCGGCCCGGCCTGCTCGGGAGCGAGCCCGTCGATACCGGCCTCACCGCGCGAGGCCAGCAGGTAGGAGACCTCGCGTCCTTCCTCGGTCCAACGCGCCACCGCCGCACAGGCGGCGAACTCCACGTCGTCCGGATGCGCCACGACCACCAGCGCGCGCTGCCAGTCGGTCGGCATGGGTTCGAGCGACTCGGTCATGAAACCCCCGTCTTCGGCCAAGGATCGGTCACCGAAGTTACCGGGTCATCGGGTTCGCGGCACGGGAATCACCGATTTCGCCCGGAAATCGCCGCGGCGCCCGTCGAGACGGGACCACGCGGCCACGCGGCGCACGGAACTCCGGCGCGTGAGGCGAACGCATCGCGGCGAGGCCGGGCCGCTCGCCGCACAGGCCGCTACTCACCAGCCGGCCCACGCCCCTTCGACGCTCGCGGCGCCGGAACGACCACGCACGCAGCCCAGCCAACCGCGGGTTCTCCCGTGCGGCTCTCGCGAGGAAGGCCCGACGTTGTGTAGATCGCTACCCGATGTCGGGCCTCGCCGCAGCGAGAGCCGCACGAGAGGTTCCGCCAAGCGAATTCACTGGCAGATCAGTACAGAATGGACTAAATAAGGTCGCGGGCGATCGCCCGCCCCGCGTTACGCCCCGAGAAGACGCAACCGCCGAGGAAGGTCCCCTCCAGCGCGTTGTAGCCGTGCACCCCGCCACCGCCGAAACCCGCCACCTCACCGGCCGCGTAGAGCCCGTCGAAGGTCGAGCCGTCGGGGCGCATCACCTGCGAGTCCAGGTTGGTCTCCAGTCCGCCCAGGGTCTTGCGGGTGAGCGGTCGGAGCCGTACCGCGACCAGCGGTCCGTTGCCGTCGTCGAGCAGCCCGTGCGGTGTGGCGACCCGGATCGCCCTGTCGCTGACGAACCTGCGCGCCGCGCGGATCGCCGAGACCTGCATGTCCTTGCCGTAGGGCCGGCTCATCTCGGCGTCCCGTGCGGCCACCCGATCCCGCACGGCCCCGAAGTCCAGCAGCGACTCGCCGGTGAGCTCGTTCATGCCGTCGACCAGGTCCCGCAGGTTGTCCCGCACCACGAAGTCGACGCCGTGGCGCTTGAACGCCTCGACCGGGCCGGGAGCCCCCTTGCGCACCCGGGACAGCAGCTTGCGCGGGCTCTTGTCCGTCAGGTCGGGGTTCTGCTCCGAGCCCGACAGCGCGAACTCCTTGGCCAGGATGCTCTGGTCCAGCAGGAACCAGCTGTAGTCGTAACCGGTGCCGAGGATGTGGCGCAGCGTCCCCATGTTGTCGAATCCCGGGAAGTACGGCGCGGGCAACCGCTCACCCGTGGCGTCCAGCCACATCGAGGAGGGGCCCGGCAGAATGCGGATCCCGTGTCCCGGCCAGACCGGGTCCCAGTTGGTGATGCCCTCGGTGTAGTGCCACATCCGGTCGCGGTTGACCACGCTGGCACCCGCGCGCTCACCGGCGTCCAGCATCCTGCCGTCCACGTGCGCGGGAACCCCGGTGAGCATGTGCTCCGGCGCCCGACCCAGCCAGGAGGGCCAGTTCCGGCGGACCAGCTCGTGGTCGCCGCCGATGCCGCCGGAGGTGACCACCACGGCCTGCGCGTGGTACTCGAACTCCCCCACCACGTTCCGCGAGGAGGCCACTCCCCGCCGTTCGGCGGAGGGCTCCAGCACACCGCCGCGCACGCCGTGCGCGGCACCGTCGGAGACGAGCAGCTCGTCCACCCGGTGGCGGTACCGGATCCGCACCAGGCCCGCGCGCTCGGCGCGCAGCACCCGCTCGGCGAACACCCGCACGATCTCGGGGCCGGTGCCCCAGCCGAAGTGGAACCGGGGCACCGAGTTGCCGTGGGACGTGGCGGTGCCGCCACCGCGCTCGGCCCACCCCACGAAGGGCATGAACCGCATCCCCAGCCCGCGCAGGTAGGAGCGCTTCTCCCCCGCTGCGAACTCGACGTAGGCCCGGGCCCAGCGGCGCGGCCAGTAGTCGACCTCCGGCCGGTCGAAGGCGGCGCTGTTGGTCCAGTCACGCAGTGCCAGCTCGTAGCTGTCCCGCACACCGAGCCTGCGCTGTTCCGGGCTGTCCACGAGGAACAGTCCGCCGAGGGACCAGTGAGCCTGCCCTCCGAGGTTGTCGGCGTTCTCCTGCTCGACCAGCAGCACGGATCTGCCCGCGCGGGTCAGCTCGTAGGTGGCCACCAGTCCGGCCAGGCCCGCCCCGACCACGATGACGTCCGCGTCCGATGCCACGACCGCACCTCCCGTTCGTCTCGGGTTCGCCGCTCCGCCGTCGCGGGCCCCGCCCCGGTGACGGGAGCAGCGGTCGGTCATCGGCCACGGCCGAGTTCGTCCACCCGGCGCCACCGTTCGACCGGCCTCGCGCGAAGCGTGAGCCACGAAACACTATCCGATACTCACCGGGACCGGAACAGTGTTTCCGGATGCCACCGTCCCCGGTAGTGCTTTGTCGGGTCGGGGTGTCCGTCGGAAGGTGGTATCCCGACGCTGGTTCTCGGCGCCGCGGGCGCCGAAACGCCCACGCACGCGCCTCGCACCGCCACGGGACCTCTCGGGGGATGCTCTCGCGAGGAAGGCCCGTGTTGTGCGGTAGCTGCCCGATGTCGGGCCTGGCCGTTCACGAGACCGCGAGGGGCTCGTCAACCGAGCGCGGCGGAAAACCGGGCCGACAACGCCCTGATTGGCGACGAGTCACCGCGAGGCGACCTCGCCGGAGGCCTCACCCGTCTCTTCCGGACGAGCCCTGGCGGGCGCCCCGGTGGCGTGGTAGTCGGCCTCGACCGTGGTGTCGGTGCCCTCGGCCGCGCCGAACCGCCGCACCAGTGGGGTCAGCACCACCGCCACCAGCAGGTTGAGCAGCAGTGCCACCGCTCCCACGTAGATCTGGGTCTCGATGCCGGAGAGTGGCTGCCAGCCGAAGAGGCTGAAGTCCGACAGCGGCATGGCGGAACCGCCGAAGTGCCCCTCCCCGGTGACCGGGTCCTTGGGGATCAGGTACAGCTGCCAGAGCCCCCAGGCCATGCCGACCGCCCAACCGGCGACCAGCGCCCAGCGGTGCAGCCACCTGGTGTAGAGCGCGATCGCCACGGCGGGCAGGGTCTGCAGCACGATCACCCCGCCGATGAGCTGCATGTCGATGGAGAACTGCGGATCGATGAACACGATGCTCAGCACCGCGCCGAACTTGACCACCAGCGAGGCGAGCTTGGCCTGCTTGGCCTCCTGGGCGGGGGTGGCGCCGGGTCGCAGGTGCTCCTTGTAGATGTTGCGCGTCCACAGGTTGGCCGCCGCGATGGACATGATCGCGGCCGGGACCAGGGCCCCGATGCCGATGGCCGCGTAGGCCAGGCCCGCGAACCAGTCGGAGAACATCCGGTCGAACAACACCGGCACGATCGTGTTGGAGTCCGGCTCGCCGGTGGCACCGTTGACGATGGGCTCGACCCCGGCGGCCAGCGCGGCGTAGCCCAGCAGCGCCAGCATGCCGAGCAGGAACGAGTAGGCGGGCAGCGCGACCATGTTGCGCCGGATGACCCCGCGCCCGGAGGAGGCCAGGATGCCGGTCAGCGAATGCGGGTACAGGAAGAGCGAGAGCGCCGACCCCAGCGCGAGGGTGGCGTACTGCAGCTGGTTGTGCTCGCCGAGCAGTATCGACCCGGACCCGCCCGAGTCCGGATCGGACAGTTCGGCGGCGGACTCGTCGATGATCGCTCCCCAGCCGCCGAGCTCGGTGGGCAGGTAGAACACCGCGACGATGATGACCACGTAGATCAGCAGGTCCTTGACGAACGCGATCAGCGCGGGCGCGCGCAGTCCGGACTGGTAGGTGTACAGCGCCAGCACCAAGAAGGCGACGAACAGCGGGGCGTGCCCGGCCAGACCTCCCGCGTTGAGCCCCATCGTGCGCAGCACCGCTTCCAGACCGGCCAGCTGCAGCGCGATGTAGGGCATCGTGGCGACGATGCCGGTGACGGCGATCAGCGTGGCCAGCAGCGGCGACCCGTAGCGGCCGCGCACGTAGTCGGCTGGGGTGACGTAACCGTGCACTCTGGACACCGACCACATGCGCAGCAGCGGCAGCAGCACCAGCGGATAGAGCACCACGGTGTAGGGCAGCGCGAAGAAACCCATCGCGCCGGCCCCGAAGACCAGTGCGGGAACCGCGACGAAGGTGTAGGCGGTGTAGAGGTCCCCACCCACCAGGAACCAGGTGATCCAGGAGCCGAACTTGCGGCCTCCGAGCCCCCACTCGTCGAGGTGTTGCATGGACTCGGCCCGGCGCCAGCGCGTGGCGGCGAATCCCAGGACCGAGACGAACAGGAACAGTGCGGCGAAGACGCCGAATTCGGTCCACTGCATTCTTCAGAGTTTCCTGTCAGGGTTGCCGAGGTGCTCGGGTAGCGGAACCTCCCACCGGCTCTCGCTCCGGGTGCCCGACATCGGGTAGGGACCGCACGACGTCGGGCCTGCCTCGCGAGAGCCGAGGCGGGGAGAAGCCGCGGGTGGTCGAGTCGCGGAGGTGGTGGTTCGGTGCCGCCACCCCGAACGAGCCACACCAGTGGACGACACGAGGGAAAGCATCGGTCAGCGCTTCCCCCCGCCGCCGTCGGTGGTGGACTCGGTCACCGCGCGTTCCCGGCGGTTCGCGGCGCGGACCACCAGACCGACGCACACCACGCCGAGCGGCACGAACAGGAACTGCGACCAGTAGAACATCGGCAGCCCGAACAGCCTCGGCTCATCGTGATTCCACAGTGGAGTCACGAGCATGAGCAGCGGAACGAGCAGCAGCAGGTTCCAGGGCGAGCGGTCGGTTCCCGAACGAGCTCCGGTGGTGGAGCCGCGCTGCTGGCTCATGGACGGCCTCCCCAGGCTGTGCCGGTACGAATCACCCGATCGGGCAGCAGCATGCTAGTCGGAGTCGACCTCGCCGGGAAGGGTTGTCCGACCACGTGGGACACCGACTCGCTGCGTGACCTCGGACTCCGTTGCGTGCACGGTGTTCCGCGCACCGCGTCCGGCGCCGAGCCGGCGGAAGGCCTCGAAAGGCGCCGGGCGGCGGTCCGGCACACTGTGGCACCGGAGCGCGCTCCACGGCGCCCCGCCGACGAGGCGCCCCACCGGGCCGTCATCCGGCGGGGAAACCGGGCATCGAGCGAGAACCTCGGCGACGAAGGCGGACCCATGACCGAGACCACCGAGCCGGAATCGCGGCGGATCGCCGCACGGCTGCTGGCCGAACACCCCGTGTTCGACGGCCACAACGACCTGCCCTGGGCACTCCGCGAGTCGGTGGGCTACGACCTCGACCGCGCCGACATCGCCTCGGACCAGTCGGCGGCGCTGCACACCGACCTGGCCCGGCTGCGTTCCGGCGGTGTGGGGGCGCAGTTCTGGTCGGTCTACGTAAGCACGGATCTGACCGGGGACGCGGCGGTCTCGGCGACGCTGGAGCAGATCGACTGCGTGCGTGCGCTGACCGAGCGGTACTCCGACCGGCTGGTTCCCGCGTACTCGTCAGCCGACGTGGCGCGCTGCCGCGAGTCGGGCGGAGTCGCCTCGCTGCTGGGGGCCGAGGGCGGCCACTCGATCAACTGCTCCATGGGAGCACTGCGCGCGCTGTACGAGCTGGGCGTGCGCTACATGACGCTCACGCACAACGACAACGTCGCCTGGGCGGACTCGGCGACCGACGAACCGGCGGCCGGTGGCCTGACCCGTTTCGGCGAGGCGGTGGTGCGGGAGATGAACCGGTTGGGCATGCTCGTCGATCTCTCGCACACCTCGGCCGAGACCATGCGGGACGCGCTGCGGGTCAGCCGCGCCCCGGTGATCTTCTCCCACTCCAGCGCGCGGGCGGTCTGCGATCATCCGCGCAACGTGCCCGACGACGTGCTGCGCTCCCTGGCCGACAACGGCGGAGTCGCGATGGCGACCTTCGTGCCGAAGTTCGTGCTCCCCGAGGCGGCCGAGTGGGACCGGGCCGCTGACGCGCACCTGAGGGGGCTGGGCCTGCACCCGCTGGACGGCACCGAGCGCGGCCGTCGGGCGCGCGCGGAGTTCGAGCGGGAAAATCCACGTCCCGTGGCGACCGTGTCGAAGGTCGCCGACCACCTGGACCACATGCGCGAATCGGCCGGGATCGACCACATCGGACTCGGCGGTGACTTCGACGGCACCCCGTTCACCACGGCCGGGCTCGACGACGTCGCCGGGTACCCCAACCTGCTCGCCGAACTGCTGGACCGGAGCTGGTCCGAGGCGGAGCTGGCCAAGCTCACCTGGCACAACCCGCTGCGCGCGCTGCGCGAGGCGGAAGCGGTCTCCGAACGGCTCCGGCGCACCGAGGCCCCCTCGATCGCCACCGTGGCCCAGCTCGACGGAGAGCGCACGGCCTGACCACCGAACCGTTTCGCGGGCTCCTCCCGAAAACCGGTTGCGCCCACCGGTAGGAACGAGCGTGGAGCCGTCCGGGAGGAGTCACCGTGTTCGCTCATCCGCTGGGAGCCGACGCCGAGCTGCGACCGCTGGAGCCCTGGCAGGCGGCGGAGTTCGCCGAGTTCACCGAAGCCAACCGAGGGCACCTGGAGCCCTGGCTGCCCTGGACCGGCATCGTCGTCGACGAGGAGTCGGCCCGGCGGTTCCTGCGCAACTACGCGAACAAGCAGGCCGAGGACACCGGCCGGATCACGGGGATCTGGTCGCGCGGTGAGCTCGTCGGCGGTGCGTTGTTCCGGGTCTTCGACACCAGCAGCGGTTGCTGCGAACTCGGGGTCTGGCTCTCCGAGTCCGCGCAGGGGAACGGGTTGGTCACCCGTACCTGCGAGCACCTGATCGACTGGGCCGTCCGGATTCGGGGCATGGCGCGGGTGGAGTACCGGGTGTCGGCCGAGAACCACCGCAGCATCGCGGTGGCGAAACGGCTGGGCATGACCCACGAGGGCACGCTGCGCGGCTCCCTTCCCCTGCGCGGCGGGCGGCACGACATGCAGATCTGGGCCCTGCTGGCCGAGGAGTGGCACGGCGGGACCTCCTGATCCCACGCCCGCTCCTGCTGATCCACCAACAGTCGAGACACACCGACCACCTCCACACGCATCATCCCGACCGGTGCACCCACCGCCTGAAGCCAACCGAGAAACCGCGGCGCCGGTGCTGCGCGACCGGAGCGAACGCGGCCGACGGCCCCACTCGCGTCGTGCCGCCACGAGGGCGGCCCGGCCCGGCGTGGACGTCCACCGGGTACCGGGCCGCCTCGCGCGGATTCGGCGAAACCCCGACGCGCTCCCCGCCGCGCTTCCCGACGGGCAGGTGCGGGGGGAGCCTAGTGGTCCACCGCGCTTCCCCGCGCGTAGTCGTAGGAGCGCAGCAGGATCCCCCACACCACCTCGATCTCGTCGCGATCGCGGGACCGTAGACCAGCTGGGTGTTCTGGATCGGGTGGGGGACGCCCCAGCCCGCCTCGGTGACCAGCTTCTTGACCGTGGCGGGCAGCGTCATGTGCAGGCTGCTGTCCTGCACGGGGTGCATGTGGGCGAACTCCCTGGCCCGTTTTATGAACGCGTCCTCGGGCCGGTGCCGAACTCGGGGGCGAGATGGACGGCACGCGCCTCCGGATAGGGGACGTGGGTCGGGGCGACGTAGACGCCCGGCAACGAACGCATCCGGCCCCAGAGCTCCTCCTGCAGGTGCGTCGGAGCGGTCTGGTCGAGTTGGCCGTGCGGTATCGGCCCCCTGGTGAGCGGCTCCGGTCCGGGGCGTTCGGGCAGACTGAGCGCGGACATGGCTCCTCCGGTGGATGGACTTTCGATAGCGGATTTTTTACTCAGAGTTATTTTTCCGTCGAACTGTGTTATGGAGTACTATTGCTGGCATGACTGTCGCGGCGAACATGCCAGCGGACGGCGTCGAAGCGACCGTCCAGCGGTGGGGGGCCCAACGGCCCGACCTCGACGTTTCCCCGATGTCCGTGATCGGGTGGCTGACCACCGCGTCCCGGCAGATCGAACGACGCCTGTCGGCCGTACTGACCGATTACGGGTTGCAGAGCTGGGAATTCGACGTCCTGGCCACGCTACGTACAGACGGCGAACCGTACGAGATGTGCCCCGGGACGATCGGGGGACACCTGCGGGTCTCCAACAGCGCGATGACCAACCGGATCAACCGCCTGGAGGAGGCCGGGCTCGTCGAGCGGCACTTCAGCCCGCACAACCGCCGAATCATCATCATCCGGCTCAGCGAACGAGGGATCGAGCTGACCGACCGGGCGATGGAATGCTACCTGAACGAGGGCAGGAGCGCGCTGGAGGCGCTCACCCCGCAGGAGGTGGACCAGCTGTGCGGACTGCTGCGCAAGCTCAGCACCGAAACCGGCACCGAGTCGGTGTGACCACGACGACGAATCCCCGCCGCTCACGCCCCGCTCCCCACACTGGTGAGGGGTAAGGGCTCGACCCGACGAAACCGCCGCGCCTGGTAGACCAGCGGATCACCACGGGTGGTGCCGATCTCCACCGGCCTGCCGAGCAGAATGCTGTGATCGCCCGCGTCCACCGTCTCGACCCGGCGGCACTGCAACCGCGCCAGTGCGTCCGGATGCGTCGGTGCCCCGTGGTCACCGGTCACGAACCCGGAACCGCTGAAGCGGTCGGCCACCGGCTTGGCGAAACGCTCCGCGAGCTCCCGCTGCTCCGCGGCCAGGACGCTGACGGCGAAGTTCTCGCAGGTGGCGAAAACGCCGTGGGAGCGCGCCGATTTGGCCTGGCAGACCAGCAGCAGCAACGGCTCCACGGAGACCGAGGACACCGAGCTGGCCGCGAAGCCCACCGGCTCCGCGTGCTGGTCCAGCGTGGTCACCACGCACACCCCCGCGGCGAGCGAGGCCATCGCTTCCTTGAACTCGGTCACCAGCTCCTGGTGCGCCGGGATTTCGGGATCGACTTCCAGAACCGTGCGGCTCAACGACGCTCACTCCCAACAAGACTCGCGGTGCCGGAGCCGACCGGGGACTCCTTCGCTCCCGCCTCACCCAGCCAGACGCCGTCGGGCTCGCCGAACCACGCCGCTTCCCCCTGATCGCGGTGGAACACCGTGCGTCCGGCACGGATCGTTCGCTCGACCCGCCCAGTGAAGGTCCAGCCCTGGTAGGCCGACCACCCGCAGCGCGAGCGGACCCCCTCGTCCTCGAGCATCCAGTTCGCCTCGGGATCGAGGACGACCAGATCGGCGTCGGCCCCCGGTTCGATGCGCCCCTTGCGTTCCAGCCCGAACAACCCGGCCGGTCCCGTTCCCAGCAACCGGACGGCCACGCGCAGCAGCTCGTCGGTGCCCCACTCCGGCAGTCGCCTGCGCAACCCGGTGAGCAGAGCGGGAAACAGCTCCTGGACCCCCGGCAACCCGGGAGGGGCGTCCTCGGGGGAACGGACCTTGTCGGACAGCTCGTGCGGCGCGTGGTCACTGCCCATGCAGGAGGCCTCGCCGTCGATCACCGCCGCCCACAACCTGTCCTGGTCGGTCCGGTCCCTGATCGCCGGGCTGAGCCTTATGCGCGCCCCCATCCGCCGCGTGTCCTCGGCGGTGAAGGAGAGGTGGTGCGCGGTGACCTCGAAACTGACCGGCAGCCCCGCGGCACGTGCCGCGCTGAGCAGATCGGCTTCCTCCCGCGAGGAGACGTGCAGCACGTGGATGGGGGTGCCGTACCCGCGGACCAGCTCGATCAGTTTGGCCACCGCCACCACGCCACCGCTGCGCGGTCGCAGGCGTTCGTAGTCGCGGTAGCTGCCCGGCGCGCCGTGCCACTGGTCGAGCAGTTCGAAGACCTCGCTGTCCTCCGCGTGGAACAGCAGCCGCAGGCCGCTGTCGGCTCCCCTGCGGAACAGCTCTTCCAGGGCCCCCGCGTCACGGAGCACGTTCGGGGCGGTGTGGTGACCCGCCAGGAAGGCCTTCGCGGAAGTGGCCTCCCGTGGCGTGAACCCCTCCAGCCGGCGCAGCCCCGACGGGTCCACCC
The nucleotide sequence above comes from Actinopolyspora erythraea. Encoded proteins:
- a CDS encoding MarR family winged helix-turn-helix transcriptional regulator, with the translated sequence MTVAANMPADGVEATVQRWGAQRPDLDVSPMSVIGWLTTASRQIERRLSAVLTDYGLQSWEFDVLATLRTDGEPYEMCPGTIGGHLRVSNSAMTNRINRLEEAGLVERHFSPHNRRIIIIRLSERGIELTDRAMECYLNEGRSALEALTPQEVDQLCGLLRKLSTETGTESV
- a CDS encoding flavin reductase family protein, yielding MSRTVLEVDPEIPAHQELVTEFKEAMASLAAGVCVVTTLDQHAEPVGFAASSVSSVSVEPLLLLVCQAKSARSHGVFATCENFAVSVLAAEQRELAERFAKPVADRFSGSGFVTGDHGAPTHPDALARLQCRRVETVDAGDHSILLGRPVEIGTTRGDPLVYQARRFRRVEPLPLTSVGSGA
- a CDS encoding dihydroorotase produces the protein MTPTETFDLLIRGARVVTGSDVRWLDVAVSGGRVARLLEPGAEAVADTTITARGRYLLPGLIDSHVHFRTPGLTHKEDWAHGSRAAVAGGVTTVIDMPNTQPPLFDPSDAHDKHAEIAGTSLVDYRFHAGVDPSGLRRLEGFTPREATSAKAFLAGHHTAPNVLRDAGALEELFRRGADSGLRLLFHAEDSEVFELLDQWHGAPGSYRDYERLRPRSGGVVAVAKLIELVRGYGTPIHVLHVSSREEADLLSAARAAGLPVSFEVTAHHLSFTAEDTRRMGARIRLSPAIRDRTDQDRLWAAVIDGEASCMGSDHAPHELSDKVRSPEDAPPGLPGVQELFPALLTGLRRRLPEWGTDELLRVAVRLLGTGPAGLFGLERKGRIEPGADADLVVLDPEANWMLEDEGVRSRCGWSAYQGWTFTGRVERTIRAGRTVFHRDQGEAAWFGEPDGVWLGEAGAKESPVGSGTASLVGSERR